The Hevea brasiliensis isolate MT/VB/25A 57/8 chromosome 1, ASM3005281v1, whole genome shotgun sequence DNA segment ttcccatccgtgTCCGATATTCTTACAAAGACCTCCCGACAAGatcttttgactatgtatggaccatcccgcttggcttaaactttcctcttggatcaaaagggatgggccgagcttgtttcaagaCCATGtctcctctttgatctttcttggcttcaccttcttattaaaggctcttgctatcttcctttgataagcctgcatatgatacaaggctcgcatcctcttctcatcaatcaaagctagttcttcatatcttttctgggcccactcattttctggaATCTTAGCTTCTAAtatcactctcaaggatttgacctctagctcaatgggtagcactgcttcagtcccatacactaaagagaatggagttgcccctgtggatgttcttgtagtagtgcgataaccccaaagagcataagggagtttctcaggccaatccttataggtttcaaccatttttctcagaatggttttcacattcttatttgctgcttctactgctccattagtCTGCGGCCTGTATGGGGAGGACTTGTgatgcttaatcttgaattcggtaattaattctaagaaatcacctttgaactggctgccgttatctgatactatctcatggggtaccccaaacctgcaaatcaagttctttcgaacaaacttacttatctgctggcccctactactttataagattcacttcaacccacttggtgaaatagtcaattgccacaatgataaatctatggccattagaaGCCGTGGGAGAAATCTTCCCAATAATGTCTATGCCCCATATTGAGAATGGCCACGGTGAAGTCATCTTGTAGAGTTCATCGGACGGTAGGTGATTCAAATTCCCATGGATTTGGCACTCATGACATCTTTTCACAAATTTAGCGCAACAAGATCCATGGTAGACCAAGAATAGCCCAATCTTAAAATTTTGCCCGCTAATACCCTTCCGCTCATGTGAGGACCACACACTCGCATGTACTTCCTCCATTATCCGCTCAGATCGCTTTTTGTCACACACAAGAgcaatagtccttcaagaaccttTTGTAGAGTTGCCCTCACCAAAGTGAATCGAGTGGCTAATctacgaattgtagctctatccctACTATTGATCATTGGTATTCTCTTACCTCTAAATATCTTCTTATGTCCTCATACCATTTCATCTCATCTTCTAGATCTAAATGTGCTATTATTAACCCTTCATAGCATGGGATTCTACTCCTCATCAGGATAACTGGCTGGGTCAACTTCTGATTACCCTTCTCCCATAAGGATGCCAACGTGGCTAGAGCATCAGCCATCTGGTTCTGAGCTCTAGGCATGTGCTTCATTGTCACTTCCTCACAGCTAAATAATAGTTTCTTAGCATACCTGTATggcctcaacttttcttctttcaattcccaTTCACCTTTAATATGGGAAACTACTAGCATTGAATCTCCAAACACCTCAACTTTTTTAGCCCCAACAGCTATTAATGCCTCTAGGCCACAAATGCAAGCCTCATATTCTGCAATATTATTAGTGGTTGGAAAACATAGCCTTTTTGACATTAACAATTGTTCTCCATTCTTGCTTCCAAAACTACCCTATACTGGCTCCGCTCTTATTCATAGCCCCATCAAAGTACATTTTCCATGGCTGGACCTCTACTAGCTTGAGACTCTCATCCGGGAAGGCTGTTTCGACTTCTTCCTCTtcattaactggattttcagaAAGAAATTCGGCCACTACACGTCCTTTGATGGTTTTTCGAGTCTCATACACAATATCAAATTCGCATGAGGGACCAACCATTTGGCCAATTTTCCAACTAGCGTTGGTACTTCAAATAGGTACTTTAAAGGATCCATCCGGATACTACAATAACTCGATGGGTCCAAAGTAGTGCCTTAACTTCTTAGTTGCCCATACTACACCTGCATGTGTTTTTTCTATTAGTGAATAATTCTCCTCATAAGCAAGGAGTTTCTTACTGATGTAATAGATGGCTCTCTCCAGATTCTCTACTTCTTGTGCCAACATTGCCCCCAGGGCCATGTTTTCCACTGATAGGTAGAGGATTAGAGGGATGTTAGGGATGGGTGGTGACAAAATTGGTGGATTGCTCAGGTACTGCTTTATCTTTTCAAATGCCTCTTGACATTGCTCATTCCACACCACTGGCTGATTCTTTCTTAGTAGCTTAAAAATTGGTTCACAGGTAGTTGTGAGCCTAGCTATGAACctactgatgtactgtaattttcCTAAGAAACCTCTAATCTCTTTTTGTTCTCGTTTCCTGCATCTCCTGGATTGCCTTCACCTTATCTGGGTCAACCTCAATCCCTTTTCTACTGATCATATGCCCTAACAGCTTGCCTGAAGtgaccccaaacacacacttgctagggttcagtCTCAATTTATACTTGATGACCCTCTGAAAGAACTTCTCTAATGCCTCAAAATGTCCCTCCTTAGTTGGGGATTTTACcaccatgtcatccacatatatttCAACTTatttgtgcatcatgtcatgaaatAACACAGGCGCCATTCCCTAGTAAGTAGCACCAGCATTTTTTAGCCTAAAAGGCATAACCTTATAACAATATGTTCCCTATTCGGTGATAAAAGCTAGCTTTGTTTTATATATTAAACCCATGAGGATCTAATTATATCTCAAAAAACCACCCATGAAGGAGTACATGGCCATGCAAGTAGCACTGTCAACAAGCACATCGATGTGAGGTAATGGGAAATCATCCTTAAGAGTAGCCCTGTTCAGGTACCTATAGTCTACACACATCCAAACTCGCCCATCCTTCTTAGGAACTAGCATGATATTGGCTAACCACTCGGGATACTCAATTCCTTCAATGAAACTATCTTCAATGAGCTTTTTCACCTCTTGagctatcttttcttcccattccgGCCTAAGGCGACGCTTCTTTTGTTTTACTGGCCTCATGTTAGGGTCTGTGGGGATCTTGTGTTGCACTATGTCTCGATCAATTCCCGGCATATCTTTATAAGACCAGGcaaatgcttcttggtactttattaataaggctataaatttatctctttctttttgggttaaatcttcagctaacttaatatcTTTAGGATCAtcgtgtacccaaattaatagagattgattttaatgcattaacagaaacagattctaaatgattatgaatgccatgcgtgtagccattaggatgaacatcaaacaagtaagcaaaaggactagtcatattatttatttttgcctcaaaattgtcatcaagtacatcagaaataacaAGATCAAGATTACCatcgtgagcattacaaaagatgactcaaacttaggggtgtaggtCCAAGTGCTTGGCTTCCATGTAGACCTTAACTTGATGGCATTGACCTCTTGTTCTAATTCCTCAACATGCGGCAGCTCCTGGTCATCAGTCCATGCAATTGCGCCCTCCCTGATAAACTTGGTGGGCTTGAGTCCTCTTCATCTTGATTGGTGATAGCCCACCCATATCTAGTGATCGCCTTTATTTCTGGAAAAGTCACTAAGCCATTAGCCCTTTTCCCAAACCCATGCCAGAAAAATttcatctctttcatcatagTGGCCACCCTAGGGTCCATCCAGTCTCCATAGATCCCAGCAACTTGGAAACCAGACAATAGTGGTACCGAACCATCCACTTGCAACATAGCTACTTCCCCATCTCTTTCGGCATTGACAGTGATTACACCATCTTGGTGTGGGATCTTGATCTTTTGGTGGAGTGTAGAGGGGACTCCACCTAAGGGATGGAACCAGATTCTACCCAACAGTAAGGAGAATGTCATGGGGATGTCTAGCACAGTGAACTCAACTTCAGTCTCTATAGGCCCCACCTTAACCATAGTCTTGAATACCCCTATCACGTTTCTCTTTGAATCATCATAGGCCCTGATAACTAGATCAGAACCAGTTAGTTCAGACATagaaattcctaactttggcaaaATCTTCAGAGGGCATACATTGATGGCTGACCCATCATCTATCATCACACAAGGCACTTTCCACCCTCCAACCTCGGCGGTCACGAACAGAGCCCTACTATGGTTTCTCCCCTCAGCTGGGAGATCATGATCAGAGAAAGTAATATGACCCCCATCTTCTATAAGCACAACTTTGGCAATCTCTTCTGGAGTTATCTCTGTGGAGACCTTGAGTACACTCAGGGCCTTGGTCAGTGCGGTTCTGTGTTTTTCTGATGCCAATAGCAATTCCCAGACCGTTACACTAGCCTGAGTCCTCTTCAATTGCCTAAGGAACTGATCATCCTCTTCATCTGTGTCCTCTTCAGCCAACACCTTGGCTTTCCCTCTCACGTTGTCCTTCTCCATGGGTGGATCAGGATAATATCTACCACTCTTGGTCATGTGGCTCACTCTACTATTTTCCTCTGCGTCAGAGTCAACCCAAACATCTAACAAACCTTCCTCATCACTGGAACTATCCCAAATATCAATTGCCATTACAGATCGAGGTTCATCAagcttttggataggttggataaGATTGAGAATTTGGTCAGGATCAATTGAGGTGGTTGAAATCATGTAAAGTCCTGGTGGAGGTggaacattatggttgggcattggGTTGGTGCGTGTGTTGGGTCGATTTTCTGGGTCAGCTATTTTCTTAGCATCGATCAGGTCCTGAACTTCATGTTTTAGCCGAAAACATCTATCAGTGTCATGGCCATGAGTTTGATGGAATTGGCAATATAGGTTAGCATTGTAATTGGGTGGCAGTGGGTTTGGTGGTGGTCTAGGTGCCAAGGGTTGGAGGAGACCTCGAGCTTTGAGTCGCTCGAAGACTTTAGATAGAGGTTGGTTGAATTGAGAGAACTTTCTAGGGGTGCGGGACACGGTTTGAACCTCAATGACTTTGTTTTCCCCAGTAATGTTGCCAGCTGACTGGTATCCTCCCCTCTTGGGCTGATAACTCTTCTTTTCATTGTTCAATACATCCTCCACTAATACCCCAGCATCATATAGCTGTTCAAAGGTAGCCAAGGGATAATAACAAAGTTTCTCATAATAACTAGGCTGCAGACTTTTCACTACCAATCGCACTTGATCCTTTTCAGCAGGCCTATTGGTCATCTTCATGGCCTTTTTCCTCCATCTCAATAGATACTCTGAAAAGGTTTCATTTGGTTTTTGCCTAGTGGTCTCTAAGTCTCTCAGGGTAACATCTAAAGCTGTATTATAGGAGTATTGTTGCACAAATCTCCTAACTAGCTCTTCCCAATCTTTTCTCACAGTGGCTTCTAGCCCATGATACCATGAAGATGCAACCCCTTCTAGTGACATAGAAAAGAACTGAGTGACTTGGTTCTTAGTCAAACCAGTTGTTTTCATGACTATAAGATAAGACCTGAGGTGGGTTTTTGGATCACCAGTACCATCGAATTTAGCCAAATCAGGCATCTTGAATTTTTCAGGTAGATTTCCATCCAACTGGATGTCAAAGTCATCTGCATCTAACAGCCCCATTCCAGTAAATTCAGCTTGCTTTTTCACCGGCCCaagtttttccatcatctcagtaacaactctaatctcctcacttgtccccttttctttctttttggcctTGTCTTGGAGATAATCTTCTTCATCCCACACATCATCAAAGGCTTTCTTTTTATTAGTCTCTTCTTCAGGCCTTTTCACCTGAACATCACTAGGCCCACCCATCTCTAACTTCTTCTCAAAGTTGGCCATGATTTTTCCTTCAAGCTcagccatcttggcattcaaagctTCTTCAAGCATCTGTCTAGACATGACCTTAGTGTCTTCCATTTTAGCTTGTGCAGGTGTAACTCTTACTAATCTCTTtccctccctaacccaagtgacctgattagaagtcttcttgatgtgttctaaagctatgtttactacaagagaaaaaaaaaaaaaaaatacaaggttttaacatcttatgctatgtacaaatgcaatgcatgaatgcatgAATATGCACTTTCATTTTTACCTTTGCCTTTACAAAGCCAAAACTAAACCGTACTAATacgaccaaaactgaaccaaaaccgaactgtataaaccgaactaaaatcggaccaaagactaaatgataaaccgaaaagaatgtctccagaactgaatcttcgcccccttataccttcaactctcacgtacagggtaagaaaaaattctatcctaggctatggtacactggacacaccaacagggggtggtccaggacgatccttccctcacaaacaaaggatttatatccttaaagtttaaccataagtaagcatcctcttgcttaccatgggttttaaaatggacttgggcctatacacacattgggtttatgtataggcctaggttcatcttaactaccactagaacttatggtttgaacagtaaggatacgaatccagcacaacaaaaatctacggggtacctagggttgaaatctatggctcatgggctttattgggtaggaaaagggtcacccatgcgagagcttgtccattaagcacaacggtcggagctgtggctcttttatatactcgaaggtacgggcatggggtgctagctttcaccaattcgtcatagctcgagtagaaccatggtctccttggctagtactaacgaggctaaaagggtaagggtgatccgtgtgaaagtgtagtgcaatgcaaaaagtttaacaaaggaataatattagaccaatagaaacatgttggagtaactatccatttagtccccagtggagtcgccaaactgtggggggtggggcgtgaggcgaaatatcatccattagaattatacaaaatgcaccaggtaatgcccaggaaagatggtggagtcacaatggtctcacttaagtaccacctccttagacagcatttcctagacatgcacttcatacaatcctaatagaatcaaaccactggtaagtaccgtcttcccataacactaccacggtactaaggatttatgccacgaaggcagagatagacaggagtcgccacccgggtaataaccgggacatattcagtgtttcttccgagggtcatggatggcaacttactccttgcagagtttccacaaccgtcattaccatagccccatgtctaggttcgggatagtgggtacgtaaggggaaggtgttaggcaccccttacgcctggtctaacctcgttaattcgagtgccagtcctctactaatgtttctagaagtcttgtttattattcttttattaaactttatcctaaaaaatgcaattctaatcttacacacgcaagtaattcacaaaaagggttgttgtttacacacaattttcatgcacaagtaattcctatctatggggttgctaattatttaaatgatatttaccagatgactaaaattaatttattattgagaatttaatttaaaaacaaattcaattgcaaataaccctacgtttctatttaacctaattaattaattttcaccaagttaccctaaggataattgaactaagttaattatgtacatgtgtaatttattctaatatcacataaggcccaaacaatcacaacctaataaagatttctaacatgcaaatttattttacaattaccaagtattaaattaaatttatttacatgccaatgttagtttaatttacaaacaagattaattttaatttacaaagtatttatttaaattaattacatgcaaaagtcagttaaattaaaaacaaagttaattttaatttaccaaataaaagttctattattactacagtttcatgccaatggttattcaagaagttttagagctacttacctgttggtaaatgcagttgccattggggcaagctacccttaaaaaaaggtcttctcttctagtatggcaatgatatccctggcttactcccgtttagctccatataagctccacgcaaatgccctctttggtacttaccttagggctacttaccaattttgtttataataaaaaaaataaagaaactaaagaaaataaaagaaataaagaaaatattaataacaatttacattggattctaactctagtctcctaaagggttaagattcctaattagttacaactacctaatggtctaagtcttctaacatgatccaaacactttataacacttcttgaattaaaagaatacagaaaatagatcaaatatcaattaaaacctaagaaaatacaagaacatgcataaatatacaattttcaaattctggcagattaacagtagcaagaaattcgattttttaaaaatagttaaacatgcccaaaaatcataaaaaaattacggaagatagcctacatatcatacaataacataaaatttataaatcaaacaaaaccctagccgaatgatctacataaatcgtaactcttttaagtaacagaatcgtactacttttttgtaaaattcataactcattaaccacaaaagatatgaatgcaaaaccaattggaaaagattcataagattctaaagttaattttagacactagatttgcacaaaaatattaaggaacaagggagatatgggctccacaagtcggatatcctgcaaatcagattttacaggaaccctaacttcaaacagccataacttacaaaatattaaagtttttttagtgattcttgagcctaaaattaatggaatttcgtatagaatataaatataatttttacaaattttttacagattcagaaaataaagaaaaataataaaaatatgagagacagaaactaaacatgtgcagagttgtgtatcccctcaaattaaacatgattacatgatcaatatgaacatataaaataaattgaagacaaagtgcatagaattaaaatattgtgtggcatagatcttgaaaagaaaacaataaaaactgaccttttagaaatcttgtatgaaaatcttcttgaagaaaagaaaaaaaaaggaagaactcgagtcttgaatatctctaaatttcctatagctctaaattttctcttcctctttcctcccatcctcctcttcttcccttctctagtagggtatttatagggttttggaagagaggtgtgatagggtttggagtcttagaatgataaagtttagatgacttaaacaactacgattgcagagttcgaataagactgggatatgggtgaggtgtttcaaccaataggaagacaggaaaaaatggaaagcaccaatagggagtgaggaagagagtggggccaagaaggagagagatattttgttattttaatttttagaaaataattaaatgggtcccatttaaaatttctaactaggctttcttaggcccatggagcccaattaaacttaattagatccatttaaaaaactacccatattaaatttaaacaaaataaaattttatttaaatttaattaaattaattttctcaaaactttattattatttttattttttcaagatcatgccacgaaattaataattcagctcaatgcctccaattacatcttacagtcatataatttttcatcatcgggtttcccacggcctcaatgcacatactcatcacaaaataagggtctacaccaCCATCATCTCTTTGTGATTTAAGAAGAAAATCAACACCTTAACGAATAGCAGCACAATTTTTGTAAGTCTTGCCAGCAGCAGCTAACCCTCCAAGCCCAAACCATGTGCCATAAAGGAAGCATATTCCCCAATTTCCACACCTTAGGTAATCCTTGTTATATATATAACTGATTTCTGCAGATATTTTGGGTTTATACACAAGAATcactagtaaattaaccatacctGAACCATCGGGCTTTTGTATGTGTTCAAGGAATTGCACAAAGATTTATGATGAACGCTTCAATCTCTTTCTTCCTGTGCTCAGGATATAACTTCTTGAGTAGAACCAAGGCCTAGATTGATGATGAAGTACACTCCACATACCTGGACAACTATTTTATGTCATCTAGGAACTCACATAATCTAGACATGCTAAAGAAAAACTTTGCATGCTATAGAAATCTCACTCATGCTCAATTACAAGGTCTTCAAGAAAGTCCACAGGATTGAGCCACTAACTAAAAAGGGGAAATGTTGTAACACCTCTATATgcctagcctggtatatttcactgttccggtgaccggtgtcggtccggacaatctaagacacctagataagtcctgaatgcaaataattagtgattgtcagatagttaagtataaataagaaaaacagaacacaaaatattaaatgagtcgggagtcaccgcgatgggtgaccttcccgggaagtgactgcaaggtcagtcttaactcgaattttgaaccaaaaaatgtgacgccgcggtccttagaactattgcgaacctagtggaaaagagaaaaccacagaaaagaactgataagtgggtcaaataattaggttagggatttgaaagaaatattgaattacttacaaACCGAATCAGattggcgaggggtaatttggttaattcacccctagaggtgactcctgacctaactgtccaataaaatcggagaaataaaaattttagaatcgagaattaaattaaagaactataaaaaaaattaaagaaaaagaaaaaggaaaaagaaatggattattacatcattaggtgacatcatgaatgatgtcaaaattaaaattattttacccgaatttttgactaagtcaattatggcataaatggagataaaaacaaaattaaaaagacaaaatttttttcttcttcttctccaaatttctgtagctctctctctcccatttgttttctcataaaaaaaaattccattaaAGCATGAAATCAAGCTCTTGAACCCCTAAATTACTCATAAATTCCCCAAATTTCTTTGATTAAAGCTTGTTatcttcacttgagaagaagattgaggaagaaaaaggaagaaattgaagaagtagagatcaaacaaaggttagtacttAAACTTGACAtcttttattaaattttcatgttCTTAGTTAAGTTAACCTAGAATTGAACttaaatcaaaagaaaattatcATTGTGGGACTGAATGGGATTTTCGGCCAACCTATAAGGGTATTGAAATTtcacgattttgatggaattgaggtattagttaagttgaattGAGTGTATAGAGGttgattataaactttaattgcattagattgcataattgtgtaattagggttcttaacctcTTGAAATTAGGAGAAAAATTGTAGGAAATGGTTAATTGATGCAAATGATCTtaattgaggtgagaaatggtcaattaggaccatttgtggtatgtttgaattggtagaaaccaagtgcaattcggattggttagggtcactattctagcagcttgacctaggtctctttcagagactaaaactaaaaatttaccaactcaattggtgtgaagccaattgggaatgaaaataaacaataatggcacatttttcattcaggaacaaTGCCCAGAAAATGATATTAACATAGTAATGCACTACtattgtaccaaaatgaccaaataaacagtgtttgttcatttggccataacttgggctatacaggtccaaatgacctgatttttatggcattggaaaggtataacatagcactacaactttaatgaagaacaccaactcaaattctgcccataacccagtcattttgccacTTAAAATTTGTGGTCCAAAACTACTGTAACAAAGTAGGTGCCTGTAAAATgcaggttagaccaatccggctagccatgttcaaatagccatatcttgggctacaaaactccgaatgtagtgattcaaaaaggggattAAAGCtatgacaataaggaacaacttctatgaaaaacacttagccaaattcccacaacAACAAGAttaatggaacagtgtaaaacaTGACATCAAagcgaaaatttgaaattgtgcctaggagacctaaaaattaaAGGGGCAATCAAGATCAACAAATTAagcaactaaaatgtggtatgtgggtgaaattgaaattctcatacctattaagcataagaaagttaacaatttaacttgaatagtatcatgaatagtaacatcaaaatgcaaaattcaaataatgttaaattaagcatattagagctagacataagtaattgtgaatttattatacTTTATGAAACtacaacactgtaaaattgtgtgtttcagttgaaaagaatacaggaaaagaacccgagacatcgagtcaaggcctagaggcgtctcgcacaagatttgtgcacaatataaaatttttctgtaaattctcttgacaatttgttttaatgaataaattatgatttatttttattgcaaatttgtgaatgaaatgaatattatacttttgacctaaattattAGAAATTTAGTTGTATTtgtttgaattgtcaataaatggttagtaaaatgttaagatagttttgaaaccacagtgtcatgaccatatatctgaatgcctcactagcatgcctagtgggaggaattagttttgaattttgaattccctctctggctgaagtgttgaggtgtgtgcaagtagaggaagaaattgaatgggtacccatagtttgaactagctagccttgagattcctcataagcctccgcctattgagatgaacattatactgatggcatgatataactgcgtgtttttatgaaatctatTTTGGGACTTTAgaaatgagactgttttgactaaaattataaattgtgtttgtatttgttttcattttcagtaccataattgaaTAAAcgtgatttgatttatgcataagattttttttagtatgttgtgcaccactaagtcatagtactcagcgataactgtttattgctgtcgcagatagagagactagtagagcagcagagtaagctactGAGGATTTCAGAGCTACCTTTGGACCTTTTGttaggtataattttataccctgattgtacatgTTTTTTTTGATATAAttgactgtatgtacatttgtaaagcggttatgagcagttgtacagattttgtaataatattattttgaa contains these protein-coding regions:
- the LOC131183494 gene encoding uncharacterized protein LOC131183494; translation: MVGPSCEFDIVYETRKTIKGRVVAEFLSENPVNEEEEVETAFPDESLKLVEVQPWKMYFDGAMNKSGAKYEACICGLEALIAVGAKKVEVFGDSMLVVSHIKGEWELKEEKLRPYRYAKKLLFSCEEVTMKHMPRAQNQMADALATLASLWEKGNQKLTQPVILMRSRIPCYEGLIIAHLDLEDEMKWYEDIRRYLEVREYQ